A genomic stretch from Acetobacter ascendens includes:
- a CDS encoding SIMPL domain-containing protein (The SIMPL domain is named for its presence in mouse protein SIMPL (signalling molecule that associates with mouse pelle-like kinase). Bacterial member BP26, from Brucella, was shown to assemble into a channel-like structure, while YggE from E. coli has been associated with resistance to oxidative stress.), with the protein MRFYSRSMLFLLSASSCAFMTMLPTAHAEDTNTFTKLELSASGTTDATPDQLTAIFRAEARNKNAATAQQAVNALVQKVTEQIGKNDAVQLAVTGYDVSETRPDKDPAFWTATQRLSLKAQNGNALLPLAGQLQANGLILESLDWSISDDKREALFLDAEKNAIAELKKQADTVAASLGLHVVRFSNVIMSENQIMRPMPMMMSMARSANAPAAPSSTAQTQHVRANAHATILLAP; encoded by the coding sequence ATGCGTTTTTATTCTCGTTCCATGTTGTTCCTCCTTTCCGCAAGTTCCTGCGCATTCATGACAATGCTCCCCACAGCTCATGCGGAAGACACAAATACTTTCACCAAACTTGAGCTTTCTGCTTCTGGCACCACAGATGCCACGCCAGACCAGCTTACCGCCATATTCCGGGCAGAAGCACGCAACAAAAATGCAGCAACCGCCCAGCAGGCTGTAAATGCACTGGTGCAGAAAGTTACCGAACAGATAGGCAAAAATGATGCCGTGCAGTTAGCGGTAACAGGATACGATGTTTCTGAAACACGCCCAGACAAAGACCCTGCTTTCTGGACAGCCACCCAGAGATTGAGCCTAAAGGCCCAAAATGGCAACGCGCTCCTGCCTTTAGCCGGACAGTTACAGGCGAATGGCCTTATTCTGGAAAGTCTAGATTGGTCTATTTCTGATGATAAGCGCGAAGCTCTGTTTTTAGATGCTGAAAAGAACGCCATTGCCGAGCTTAAAAAACAAGCAGATACGGTGGCGGCATCTCTGGGCTTACATGTTGTGCGTTTTTCAAACGTAATCATGTCTGAAAACCAAATCATGCGCCCCATGCCTATGATGATGTCCATGGCTCGCAGCGCAAATGCCCCGGCAGCACCATCCAGCACAGCGCAAACCCAGCACGTTCGCGCAAATGCACACGCAACTATCTTACTCGCACCATAA
- a CDS encoding NAD kinase, translating into MTATSLTNPPSIFMRPPQHLAFMAAPTETARDELDRLVTRYGNCHPGEADVVICLGGDGFMLETLRVILEAGLTTPVYGMNCGSVGFLMNPTDEEDLPYRLAHAQAAIIHPLRMKAVTAHGEAQEALALNDVYLFRQTRQAAKLRIDVDRLVRIPELICDGALLATPAGSTAYNLSAHGPIVPLSGNLLPLTPICPFRPRRWRGALLPSSAHVGFSVLEHDKRPVAAVADSIEIRDVVSVQAWEDRELAVTLLFDPGQTLSERIAAEQFSA; encoded by the coding sequence ATGACTGCTACTTCTCTTACAAACCCGCCCTCAATCTTTATGCGGCCTCCGCAACATCTGGCCTTTATGGCAGCCCCTACAGAAACCGCCCGAGATGAGCTTGACCGGCTGGTAACCCGTTATGGCAACTGCCACCCCGGCGAGGCAGACGTTGTGATCTGCTTGGGCGGTGATGGTTTTATGCTGGAAACCCTGCGCGTTATTCTGGAAGCCGGGTTGACCACCCCAGTTTATGGCATGAACTGTGGATCTGTAGGGTTTCTGATGAACCCTACAGATGAAGAAGATCTGCCCTACAGATTGGCGCATGCACAAGCTGCAATTATTCACCCCCTGCGTATGAAAGCCGTAACAGCGCACGGTGAAGCGCAGGAAGCACTGGCGCTGAACGATGTTTATCTGTTCCGCCAAACACGACAGGCAGCCAAATTACGCATTGATGTGGACAGGCTGGTGCGCATTCCCGAGCTAATTTGTGATGGTGCGTTATTAGCCACGCCAGCCGGTTCCACCGCCTATAATCTTTCTGCCCACGGGCCAATTGTACCGCTTTCTGGCAATTTGCTTCCACTCACCCCTATCTGCCCATTTCGGCCACGCCGCTGGCGCGGGGCACTTCTACCTTCCTCGGCCCATGTCGGCTTTAGTGTTCTGGAGCACGATAAACGCCCGGTTGCAGCCGTTGCCGATTCGATAGAAATTCGAGATGTTGTTTCTGTGCAGGCGTGGGAAGACCGTGAATTGGCCGTAACCTTGCTGTTTGACCCCGGGCAAACCCTTTCCGAGCGTATTGCGGCGGAACAGTTTTCTGCATGA
- a CDS encoding tetratricopeptide repeat protein yields the protein MNEPVWYGGRMKFSFVPTRRHLPCVVAGTALLVSAPVMAATARGHAAAASGPVNGQKWSVEACMAMVRDDPFGARDYALDWERHGNGGQEAKHCHALALLEAGDEESAAQELDELAHQPIEHAERAPSSFRAGLEEDAADAWLSAGQPEKALSSVDYGLAFEDDTRLHLLRARALLAQDQADVVVKELSALVAKKPDIGADAYVLLASAERRVGQLDTAATHVAHALEIEPENPAALLERGIVRERKGDATGAQADWQRVLDLAPDSHEADLARQDLAVMAADPDTP from the coding sequence GTGAATGAACCTGTTTGGTATGGAGGCAGGATGAAGTTTTCTTTTGTGCCTACACGGCGGCATCTTCCCTGCGTGGTTGCAGGCACAGCGTTGCTTGTTTCCGCACCTGTTATGGCGGCCACTGCACGCGGCCATGCTGCGGCTGCATCCGGGCCAGTCAATGGGCAGAAATGGTCGGTCGAAGCCTGTATGGCCATGGTGAGGGATGATCCATTTGGCGCCAGAGATTACGCGCTGGACTGGGAGCGCCACGGCAACGGAGGGCAGGAGGCCAAGCATTGTCACGCTCTGGCATTGCTGGAAGCCGGGGATGAAGAAAGCGCGGCACAGGAACTGGATGAACTTGCCCACCAGCCTATAGAACACGCAGAGCGCGCACCTTCCAGCTTTCGCGCTGGGTTGGAGGAAGATGCAGCAGATGCTTGGCTTTCTGCTGGGCAGCCAGAAAAAGCCTTGAGCAGTGTAGATTACGGGCTGGCGTTTGAAGATGATACCCGCCTGCATTTGCTGCGTGCCCGTGCTTTGCTGGCGCAGGATCAGGCCGATGTTGTGGTTAAAGAACTTTCTGCGCTGGTGGCCAAAAAGCCAGATATTGGAGCCGATGCCTATGTTCTGCTGGCATCTGCAGAGCGCCGCGTAGGGCAACTTGATACGGCTGCCACGCATGTCGCGCATGCTTTGGAAATAGAGCCGGAAAACCCGGCAGCCTTGCTGGAACGCGGCATTGTGCGTGAACGCAAAGGAGATGCTACCGGCGCACAGGCAGATTGGCAGCGGGTGCTTGATCTGGCGCCAGATAGCCATGAAGCAGATCTGGCTCGGCAGGATCTTGCCGTTATGGCCGCAGATCCGGATACACCATGA
- the thrS gene encoding threonine--tRNA ligase, protein MPAITLPDGSVRSFDGPVTGTTVAEAIGPGLAKAALAMEVDGKLCDIRQTINKDAALRFITRKDPESLELIRHDAAHVLAEAVQALSPGTQVTIGPSIENGFYYDFYRSEPFSPEDFAAIEAKMREIVAKAEPFVREVWKRDDAIRFFEERGEKFKAELIRDLPEDEEISIYRQGEWLDLCRGPHLRTTKDVGNAFKLMKVAGAYWRGDHRNPMLTRVYGTAWRDQKELDAHLHQLEEAEKRDHRRIGKEMGLFHFQEEAVGQVFWHAKGWRLYTALQDYMRRAQTRHGYQEVRTPQLVDRALWEASGHWDKYRHHMFIATVEDENKTLALKPMNCPCHVQIFRHGLRSYRELPLRMAEFGACHRYEPSGALHGLMRVRGFTQDDAHIFCTEDQIADETVRFVKMLHDVYQDLGFEHVRVKFADRPEQRAGSDEVWDKAENALKEACTVAGVEYEHNPGEGAFYGPKLEFVLRDAIGRDWQCGTLQVDLVLPERLDASYIGEDSGRHRPVMLHRAILGSFERFLGILIEQHAGRFPLWLAPVQVVVASIVSDAAPYAEEVAAALREAGLAVEADVRNDKINAKVREHSVARVPVILVVGRREAEERTVAMRRLGTQAQETLSLDDAVARLKNEATPPDLRKKG, encoded by the coding sequence ATGCCCGCCATTACCTTGCCTGACGGTTCTGTTCGTAGTTTTGACGGGCCGGTGACAGGCACGACGGTGGCGGAAGCTATCGGTCCCGGTCTTGCCAAAGCCGCCCTGGCCATGGAAGTGGATGGAAAACTGTGCGATATCCGCCAGACCATCAACAAAGATGCCGCCCTGCGGTTTATTACCCGCAAGGACCCGGAATCTCTGGAACTTATCCGGCATGATGCTGCCCATGTGCTGGCAGAAGCCGTGCAGGCGCTATCCCCCGGCACTCAGGTGACGATTGGCCCGTCCATCGAAAACGGCTTCTATTACGATTTCTATCGTTCTGAACCGTTCTCCCCGGAAGACTTTGCGGCCATTGAAGCCAAGATGCGTGAAATTGTCGCTAAGGCTGAGCCTTTTGTGCGTGAAGTCTGGAAGCGCGATGATGCGATCCGTTTTTTTGAAGAGCGCGGTGAAAAGTTCAAAGCCGAACTGATTCGTGATCTGCCGGAAGATGAAGAAATTTCCATCTATCGGCAGGGTGAATGGCTGGATCTATGCCGTGGCCCACATTTGCGTACCACCAAGGATGTAGGCAATGCTTTCAAACTGATGAAGGTGGCTGGCGCTTATTGGCGTGGGGACCATCGTAACCCCATGCTGACCCGTGTGTACGGCACGGCGTGGCGTGATCAGAAGGAGCTGGATGCTCACCTGCACCAGTTGGAAGAAGCAGAAAAGCGCGATCATCGCCGGATCGGTAAGGAAATGGGCCTGTTCCATTTTCAGGAAGAAGCCGTGGGGCAGGTGTTTTGGCACGCTAAAGGCTGGCGGCTTTATACGGCGCTGCAGGATTACATGCGCCGCGCCCAAACACGTCACGGTTATCAGGAAGTGCGCACACCGCAGCTTGTTGACCGTGCCTTGTGGGAGGCTTCTGGCCACTGGGATAAATACCGCCACCACATGTTCATTGCGACGGTTGAGGACGAGAACAAAACTCTTGCGCTCAAGCCCATGAACTGCCCCTGCCATGTGCAGATTTTCCGGCATGGCTTGCGCTCTTATCGGGAACTGCCGCTGCGTATGGCAGAATTTGGTGCATGCCATCGGTATGAACCTTCAGGCGCATTGCATGGCCTGATGCGTGTGCGTGGCTTTACGCAGGATGATGCGCATATTTTCTGCACCGAAGATCAGATTGCAGATGAAACTGTGCGCTTCGTAAAGATGCTGCATGATGTGTATCAGGATCTGGGCTTTGAGCATGTGCGCGTAAAGTTTGCTGACCGCCCAGAGCAGCGTGCTGGCAGCGATGAAGTGTGGGACAAGGCTGAAAACGCTCTGAAAGAAGCTTGCACCGTGGCTGGGGTGGAATACGAACATAACCCCGGTGAAGGCGCATTCTACGGCCCCAAACTGGAGTTTGTGCTGCGTGATGCCATTGGGCGTGATTGGCAGTGCGGCACCTTGCAGGTTGATCTGGTTCTGCCAGAACGACTCGATGCCAGCTATATTGGTGAAGACTCCGGGCGGCATCGCCCCGTTATGCTGCATCGTGCCATTCTGGGTTCTTTCGAACGCTTCCTTGGTATTCTGATCGAACAGCACGCAGGGCGTTTCCCACTCTGGTTGGCACCTGTGCAGGTGGTTGTGGCCTCCATCGTAAGCGATGCCGCACCTTATGCAGAGGAAGTAGCTGCTGCTCTGCGTGAAGCCGGGCTGGCTGTGGAAGCCGATGTGCGGAATGACAAGATCAACGCCAAAGTGCGCGAGCACAGCGTGGCCCGTGTTCCGGTTATTCTGGTTGTTGGCCGGCGTGAGGCAGAAGAACGCACTGTTGCCATGCGCCGCCTTGGCACCCAGGCACAAGAGACTCTGAGCTTGGATGATGCTGTTGCCCGCCTGAAAAACGAAGCAACACCGCCAGATTTGCGCAAAAAAGGGTGA
- a CDS encoding glycosyltransferase family 4 protein: MSSFLASASILQILPALEQGGVERGTIEMAQAITQAGGKALVISSGGRMEPLLRHSGAEHITLPDCGSRNPLKIAKNSHFLSNIIRQHNVQLVHARSRAPAWVARMACKRTQTPFVTTWHGVHANSFPGKRHYNAVLASGDRVIAISNHIAQRLAEEYHVGPDRLRTIPRGADTDQFSPQVVSSQRVHRLVEAWALPADAPVILMPGRLTAWKGQSLVLDALAQLLDLLPDINWHCVFAGGGTPEDKYAQELSTKAAQLGLTDRVRFAGHCDDMPAAMMLANMVVVPSLRPEPFGRVVVEAQAMCCPVIVAHHGAAVETVAHGQTGFSFTPENANELAQAIYDVLAAPPEILEAIGYTARQMVLSHYSTFAMQHATLAVYDELLGTTLAEHFASIKNDPALFQEPTFAG; encoded by the coding sequence ATGAGCAGTTTTCTGGCCTCTGCCTCCATTCTGCAAATCCTGCCCGCTCTGGAGCAGGGCGGAGTGGAAAGAGGCACCATAGAAATGGCGCAGGCCATTACGCAAGCTGGGGGCAAAGCACTTGTCATCAGCTCTGGTGGGCGTATGGAACCTCTGTTGCGGCATAGTGGCGCAGAGCATATTACCCTTCCCGATTGTGGCAGCCGAAACCCGTTAAAAATTGCCAAAAACAGCCATTTCCTCAGCAACATCATCCGCCAGCACAATGTGCAGCTTGTTCATGCCCGCTCTCGCGCACCTGCGTGGGTTGCCAGAATGGCCTGCAAGCGCACACAGACACCTTTTGTCACAACATGGCATGGCGTGCATGCCAACAGCTTTCCCGGCAAACGGCATTACAATGCCGTTTTAGCATCTGGTGACCGTGTTATTGCCATTAGCAACCATATCGCCCAGCGCCTTGCGGAAGAATACCATGTAGGACCAGATCGACTACGCACTATCCCGCGCGGGGCAGATACCGATCAATTTTCACCTCAAGTGGTGTCCAGCCAGCGTGTGCACCGTTTGGTAGAAGCTTGGGCGCTTCCGGCTGATGCGCCGGTTATTCTCATGCCCGGCAGGCTGACAGCGTGGAAAGGCCAAAGCCTTGTACTGGATGCGCTGGCACAACTGCTAGACCTTTTACCGGATATAAACTGGCACTGCGTGTTTGCTGGTGGTGGCACGCCAGAAGATAAATATGCACAGGAACTTAGTACAAAAGCCGCACAACTGGGCCTGACTGACCGCGTGCGTTTTGCGGGCCATTGCGATGATATGCCTGCCGCCATGATGCTTGCCAACATGGTGGTTGTGCCCTCCCTCCGCCCAGAACCCTTTGGCCGTGTGGTGGTGGAGGCTCAGGCAATGTGCTGCCCGGTTATTGTAGCGCATCATGGCGCAGCAGTAGAAACCGTAGCCCACGGCCAAACGGGCTTTAGCTTTACCCCTGAAAACGCCAATGAACTGGCACAGGCCATTTATGATGTGCTAGCTGCGCCGCCAGAAATTTTGGAAGCTATAGGATACACTGCGCGCCAGATGGTACTGAGCCATTACAGCACCTTTGCCATGCAACACGCCACACTGGCTGTGTATGACGAACTGCTTGGCACCACTCTGGCAGAACACTTTGCTAGCATTAAAAATGACCCTGCCCTCTTTCAGGAACCAACATTTGCGGGATAA
- the infC gene encoding translation initiation factor IF-3 — translation MARSPYPAPPSREGPRVNEEIRVPQVRLIDENGEMAGIMTVRDALAKAYSVGLDLLEISPNAEPPVAKILDYGKFKYEQQKKRNEAKKKQKVIEIKEVKVRPNIDENDYQVKMRAVKTFIGEGDKVKVTLRFRGREMAHQELGIKVLERIRGEMDEVAKVEQMPRLENRQMIMVLAPR, via the coding sequence ATAGCCAGATCACCGTATCCCGCGCCGCCCAGCCGAGAAGGGCCGCGAGTGAATGAAGAAATCCGTGTGCCACAGGTTCGCCTTATTGATGAAAATGGCGAAATGGCAGGCATTATGACTGTGCGTGATGCTTTGGCAAAAGCGTATAGTGTTGGGCTGGATCTTCTTGAAATAAGCCCGAATGCCGAACCGCCTGTTGCGAAGATTCTTGATTACGGCAAGTTCAAGTACGAACAGCAGAAAAAGCGCAACGAAGCCAAGAAGAAGCAGAAGGTCATTGAAATCAAGGAAGTCAAGGTTCGTCCGAATATCGACGAAAATGACTACCAGGTTAAAATGCGTGCTGTGAAAACCTTTATTGGTGAAGGTGACAAAGTAAAGGTTACGCTGCGCTTCCGTGGTCGTGAAATGGCGCATCAGGAACTGGGTATTAAGGTTCTGGAACGCATTCGTGGCGAAATGGATGAGGTTGCCAAGGTGGAGCAGATGCCGCGCCTTGAAAACCGCCAGATGATCATGGTTCTGGCCCCGCGCTAA
- a CDS encoding glycosyltransferase family 9 protein, with protein sequence MSNLVHSEKNQGHTPQRVLVIRLGALGDFVQSFGPFQAIRQAYPAAHITLLTTAPFVELARLSPWFDEVLTDTRPRWTDVPQIRALRKMLRRYDWVYDLQTSARTARYFVLAGRPASWCGHVGKGNLAHLNPWRDEMHTRARQRDQLRVAGIEDVPQPDVSWLRDKGPKLDEPYVLIVPGAAVHRPAKRWPARRYGELAAEIARRGLLPVMVGHEAEQPLAQDILDYCPQALNLMGKTTLPELSGLAARAQCAVGNDTGPMHLAAVMGCRCVVLFSADSNPALTAPLGWQAGQVRVLRVRDLALLCVQRVAAALWWRH encoded by the coding sequence ATGAGCAATTTAGTTCATTCTGAAAAAAACCAAGGGCACACACCGCAACGGGTTCTTGTTATCCGTTTGGGTGCGTTGGGAGATTTCGTGCAAAGTTTTGGCCCGTTTCAGGCCATTCGGCAGGCATATCCTGCTGCACATATCACCTTGCTAACAACTGCGCCGTTTGTTGAGCTGGCCCGGCTTTCACCTTGGTTTGATGAAGTGCTTACGGATACACGCCCGCGTTGGACAGATGTACCCCAAATACGCGCCCTGCGTAAGATGTTGCGCAGGTATGATTGGGTTTATGATTTGCAGACATCTGCTCGCACAGCGCGATATTTTGTGCTGGCTGGTCGGCCTGCATCATGGTGTGGGCATGTGGGAAAAGGTAATCTGGCCCATTTAAACCCATGGCGGGATGAAATGCACACCCGTGCTCGCCAGCGTGATCAGCTACGTGTGGCTGGTATTGAGGATGTGCCGCAACCAGATGTTTCATGGTTGCGTGATAAAGGGCCAAAACTAGATGAACCCTATGTGCTGATTGTGCCCGGGGCAGCCGTGCATCGGCCAGCCAAGCGCTGGCCTGCCAGACGGTATGGTGAACTGGCAGCAGAAATTGCCCGTCGTGGTTTGCTTCCCGTAATGGTGGGGCATGAAGCCGAGCAGCCTTTGGCGCAGGATATTCTGGATTATTGCCCACAAGCCCTAAATCTAATGGGCAAAACCACTCTGCCAGAGCTTTCCGGGCTGGCAGCACGGGCCCAATGTGCTGTGGGGAATGATACAGGCCCCATGCATTTGGCTGCCGTTATGGGTTGCCGCTGCGTTGTGCTGTTTTCTGCTGATAGTAACCCTGCACTTACAGCCCCGTTAGGGTGGCAGGCAGGGCAGGTGCGCGTGCTACGTGTGCGAGATCTTGCATTGCTTTGTGTGCAAAGGGTTGCAGCCGCGCTCTGGTGGCGTCATTAA